The following nucleotide sequence is from Hylaeus volcanicus isolate JK05 chromosome 3, UHH_iyHylVolc1.0_haploid, whole genome shotgun sequence.
atccCACATCTCGCTGAACATCAGCTGTGCTCTTAAATAATGGTCTCCCGAAAAGGAAGCAAAAGAAAGAACGGCGAGGTTAACAATCAAAAGGAACAGTCTGTTCAATAGAGGTTTAAAGTGGGTCATAGACTTCGCTATCTCCTTCACCGGACGACAGTCAGAATTGTGATGGAATGCTAATAAGCAGCTATGTCATCTCTATTAATCGCTGCGCCGTCGTGAGGCGTGCACCGGCTGGAATGTTGGAAGTTACGCGGATTACGCGTACGTAGGGTCACCGAAGAGAATGCCTCTTGGATGGTATTCAGATTTGATGATCAGAATTTTTAGCAAACGTTCTTTCGATATCGATCAGaatttcaaagtgaaaatttgaatgtacgaGTGAATACAGACTGCTCTTACTCCTCtatacaaattgaataaacGTCGCGATTAAATCTCACCAGCCTATCACTGGATGCACGGACGAGTCGCGTTTCGCGGTCGCATTATCGAATTACAGGAGTTTATGCACTCGCGCTAAATTCAACGGGAATGTGGAAATATCGATTACGGAGTCCCTGCGCTATTACCTCGTGCTCCTTGCGAACTAGAATCTTGTTCAACAATTTCACTGAATTCTAAGCCCGCGCGACAGAGCATTGCAGCGTTGTTTCTTGACCTACAGAAATGCGACTAGAACAATTCAGGCCGGAAATACTCGGGGCAACTGCAACTTTAAAGAACAATccatcaaatgaaaatgaaaaattgaaaattgttcaagCTATTGAACGTTTGAGAGGTTACAATTATTGGAGAATCGccgtatataaatttaaaaactgcaTTTAAGTGTAAGAGCGTGCTGTAGTAGGATAAACATTAAATCCCCATTAAATTCACAACATTCCCATTCCACGACGCTTAAGTGGCTATTGTTTTCCGATTCCTCTGGATATGTAGAAGTTATGCAAAAATGTCGTCTCTGCGATGAGTACAAAAAATGGCCTTTTCTGTAATTGCCGTTCTACACAATGCGTCGTCTGTTACCGCTATTTTTACGTAGGCAGTTGTGTCCCGCTAGGGAATTGACCGAGGCCGCATTCGAATCGTTCAAAGAACTCGAGGAAGGCCGACGTGCGATTTAACGGAATTCGTTGGCCAACCACGCGGTTCTTTTCTCTATAATCGCGAGAATTATTCGCCAACGACTGGCGTTCACGGCCCGCGGATCTTGGATACATCAGCAATCGCTTGATACCTACAAAACGCGTCCTAACATGTGAGACCCACTTCAGTGGTGGATTGAGGACACGAAAATGGTGAAAAAAGTCCGTGTAAACATATGCTCCGTCTGACTTTGTTCCAGAGTTGTAGCTTTTTTTTGTACACCATTAAATTGCAGTTGAGTCATTCCGTCGCAAATCGAATACCTCCCGGAGTAATACTTCAGATTTAGCTTTATACTACGAACGTTATACTATAGAGTCTAAACTGACATAAGTAATTATATAGCCGATAAGTGAACAAGTTGTCGAAACCAGTTTGCCGATACGTGCAATTCTCTCGAGAGTAGCGTCTAACGATGAGCGAGACATGGAGAAGGTTGCACTCGAGGGTTCCCCTAGGTTGTCAAATATACAGTCGACCCCATGTTTTCGTTACTTTTCAGCCCTCAATCCGCCTCTGGAATGGTTTGCACATGTTGTGATACAACCTGTACATTCAATTCCAAGCAAACGTGCAACGGTACTCTTTGCTGACCGCGAGTGACCGTGTGGAAAGGATAAACACTGCCAATCCTCGAAGATTGCTGGACTGTTGCTTGCATAACGTTTACGATGTTTCCACTACGTCTTTCTTTCGCACACAATGACGCAATCGCGTAACACCTGTCCCTGGACCAGCGAATCCCGCGAGCACTTTTTTATAGACGGTGGAATTAAGAGCGGTGACTCCAATGACTACTCTCCAGAGGAGATACAGGAAGCAACGCGATACACTACAAGCTcgtgatatttatattttcattggttCTCGAAATCTAAATTCGAAGCTGCTTTAAACAAGGTAACATTTCGGACCCACGGCGAGAAGTATTGGTATGCAAAAATGTTGACAAAACTGGAATGGATCGGTTTACCGGTTACGCAACTTTCACGACTGATACGTGCACCGGTTACGCAAGAACATGCAAAACATTTTGAGTAATGTAATCAAAGGAGCAATTTAAGAAATGGAGGTGGCCTGGAGGCGGATTTAGGCCACCTTTTCAGACAAAATTTCCTATCCGTGATATCGCGAATTCAGGGAGCTCAATTTTAAGGATTCGCGCCCTCCGGACGTACGCGCTCGGTTGTTTCGATCACAGATTGCTGACCACGGTTAGCGATACACGCTTAGAAAGTTTCGGCCGAGCACTTTTCCCGCCGCGGGTGGGACGCTGAGAACGACACGCTCGTCCAGGAATGCGAATCTCAAACGGATCACTATAGCTGCTATTGTAGTTTCACTCGAGGCAAAGGAATCGACCACGAGCAGACTCTATCGTTAGGACTAAAGGCCTTGTGCTCGTGCTTGGAATACTTTACTTAGCATAATCGTTCGTTGGAACTTggactatttatttttttaaggttCCCGGTGTACGGAATAAAACAAACTAGGAACGTAATTGGTGGATTTCCTTGATATTAGCTTAGATCGAAACACGATCACAGAAGAGTGTTTGAATAACGAATGGCACGAGGAAGTCGAGGATCATTGTAATCTTTCGCGAACGAAAGTGCAGAGCGCCCTGTTCCGCGAACGACTCCTTTGTTTCGATTAGTTGTTAAGCGAGGATTGTCGCTTCCGCTTCGAAACCTTCGATTATCGTTGCTGGCGGACCGTGTCAACGGAACGTAGTCTCTTCCTAGCAAGTGGGAACCATCGATCGACGGTGCCTCTTCGAGAGATTCTCTGTGAATCGTCGATCATTTTTACGATAATCTCTGCAAATCAACTATCATGGAAATAGCTAAACAAGCATTCTTTAAACTTGATTTACTTAAACGTTTTATGCTAATTTCTCCGAACGCTTTAAGAAGCTTGTAACCGGTTCACTCTTTCCAGCTTTCGAAAGATTCGCGTTAATTACACAAATCGGCCATAATTTTGCAACGAGCACAAAAGGAGCGTTGAAATCGTCAGTATCGCGATGATCCGTTAATATTCATGCTTAGGCgtgcaactttttttttacgcgtCACGCCCCACTCGGCTTCTTAACTCATGGTCTACTTCACAGTTAATTAACTTATCAGTCCATTACAAATATGAAGACCGACGTGCATCAAATTTTCTATCGGCCAGTCGTTTGCGTGATACTTAACGGGACGTTAATCGACGCGATCAAACTTTAATACCGCAACGATCAGGTTTTAGTAGTTGTTCACAATAAAATCGAAGTCTTCGATTACACCCTAAACCACGCGAACACAGAGAtagttctttttcttttttactaataaaaaaaaatgcttcaaTCGTTAACTTTCACACTTCGACATAAATCTGACGCGAACACCTCCGGTTCTTTTATCTTCGTAAAAACAAAGACGAGCGTAAACTTGAGTAGAATTTCAACGTTTACAGTGATATTTATTGCCATTAACGGTACAACGGTTGCTCGTCGAGGGACGATTTCGAAATTGACGGTAACAGACACTCGACAGGTAGTTGTTACTTACCGGAATTTGACCGCTGGTACCTGAGGGCGTCGGGGTCAAGTGGTTTACGGCACTTTGGTATTCGTCGGTGGTCCGTTGGCAAGAAAATTCGGTGCACACGAAAGCGGCGCAAAGCGAGAAAACGGCGGTTTTATGAGCACTCGAAAGTCGCAGGCGAGCGGCAGTCCGCGACGCGTGTTTCTACGGCACAACTGGCTTTCGAGAATTCCCGCTTGGAATGCCCACGAGGACGAACGGTATAAGATGCTTCGACGCTGGCTGCCTCGACAAATGGAAAAGGCACGGTCGGAGGCATCTTCGCCGCGCCTACAATTACGTGCTCGTGTGTCTATCCCTCATCGACGCTCTTCGGCTCTCGACGTGATGCGCCGTTTGAGACACTAATCATTAAAACAGCGTCTTCTAAACTTTTCTACTCGCAAATCATTGTTACACTCATTAGTGATTTAACGATCACTTGGGCTATGGTTGGcttgatttttaaatgaaggaGCGATCGATATCTTCGCCAAGATCGCGAGATGATTACGAACGACAAGCTCGTATAGTAAAAGCGTGAACAAATTATTAACGCAACGCGTATATTAGTTTCACTAGTAAAAGTACGCGGGCTCAAAGTTAATAATACCTTTAATAACGTGCATAAAAGTTCGTTATTTACAATCAATAAAGGTAGCCATTATCTTCATCAGGCGTTCCGATTGAAATCCGTagacattaaaattatttttcgatactTCTACACACAgtaatcttttaatttaattacatttattgaattccAGGCAGTATATTCACTAACAAAAGTGAACGTTATGCATTCAATGTCTCGCTTTTCTTATAATCTCATATTTACTAATAAATGTACGTTTCCAGTTTCCACGATTCGCGATTTTCCAGTGGAATTATTGCAAAGTCTATGCGAGTCATTATTATCCGGCGTTTCTCGAGCAAACGCGAGCGAAAGGAATGATAAACTCGAAGAGATATTTTAGCTTTCGCGTTAATGTAAAACATAGCCCAAGGAGCAATTGTTCCTGTTACACCGGGATACGAACATTcgtaataaatgttttgaatCTGTGGAAGAAGGTTCCACGAGTCCgcggaaaaaaattaattttaatttgcttAAGGGCATGCTGCTCGCCGCGGTGATTTTTCTTATTGCGTGGCCCATTTATGCGAAGATACATTGCAGCGTCCCTTCTCGCGAACGAACGAAGCAGAAATAGTGCCACAGGATTTCTGGAGACTTATCCTAGCgatcaattttacttaaaagaAAAGGGCAGACCCAGTCGTTCAAGAATTTACGCCATCTTGGTaggtataaaataagaaattactttatgaatttttttatgacaGTACAATCCATCttgtcaaaataaatgttgaactatgaatacaaaaatatgtaataagcTCCTGTCCAAAATACAATGAGTGTTAAAGGTTTAGGGACTTCGAGGTAAAAGTTAATCGCCTATTGTGCCGCGACGGAGGTCGTGAAATACATTATTTGAAGAAGCACTAACGACGTCGAGTGGCGAAAcgtgtttttcatttcattcggTTAATCTATCGTCGTGGCTTCCGTCAAGCTATCGATGAAATTGTGGTCTGCAATGACCTACATACTACttgatcgattaattttcctttgacCTCGTTTCAGTTATAAATTTTAAGATCATCGTATATCGTAGTTCGTCAAATGTTGACGCATACGCGCACGATGCggtaataaattcatttaatgaCGAAGTAAACAGGATAATAATTCGAAACATTGAAATCTAGTTGTATGCAAAAATGTATCCGAACGCAACTGTGTCGcgtgcaattaatttaataggTGACGCATAATACAGGATACGAATTGTCATCGATAGATATGCTTGCGCAATTGCATTCGTGCGGTGAAGTTCATAGATTTTAATTGCTACTTGAACGAAGTAGGTAGTGGACACATCGGATAAATTTTAGTCACGACTAACCCCTTTCAGTACTGTGTCATTGTGTGACAATGCTATATGCAGgcagaaaatattcgtttccaACGGGGATCGCATATTAATTTGTCGAATAAGTCCGCACGTGGAATTCATATCGATGACTACATCGCCTCGTAAGGCTGTATTggcgatattaattaaaagttataataACTTCAACGTTTTGCAGTAATAAAACGTTGTGGAAGGAATCcctttgtatataattattgaaaaagtatgttttattcaaaacgaaaaatgtaattacaagtttcttaaaaagaatgtttcacGTAAGAGAGAATGATTAAACTATTTTTCATTAAGCATGAATTAACACATTTTCCATTCATCTTCGTGGCTTTCATCGCCAAATAAGTATATTCATTGacttatttaataaagtaagATACGAACTGTGCACGGGAACAGTTCCCATACAATGTATTAAATTGCATAACgaattttgttacgttacaATTATTCCAGAGTCTATTGTGTCTTCGTTACAATAGCGAAGTCGCAGTGAAGCAACGACGACGCCGGTTTAAATTTTCCCAGTCAATTTTCTCACGATGGCACGCCTGAATGTTACCAGACTAGTTGATTCAGCGCGGCAAACGGAGCTAGAAGGCAGCGCCGGCGCTACGCGTCGGCTTccctttcatttccttttgGGACGCGAAGGTGAGTGGTTCTCGCGTTTCTTTCTCCAAGTCTTCAATGTCCGCAGTCGTTTCGTTCTTCcattttcatataaatgttCCGTTCGATCGTCACAAAGTACGCTGGCAAATTAAAAAAGGTTCGTAGAAAGATACGATAGGTTAGTCGTTCGTAAAATCGTGACTACGAGTTCCGGGAAAATGGCTGAATCAATGGAGAATAGCGTTGGCCACGTGGCGAAGCATCTTACTCCGAAAGAGATCGAGAGAATGGAGGCGCAAAATTCGCGTTTAGTTACGGAATTTCGCGCTAATCAACTCGAAAAGGATTCTAAAAAACACtgggatttattttataaacgaaaCGACACGAGATTTTTCAAAGACAGACATTGGACGACCAGAGAATTCAACGAATTGATGGGCATGGCTACCGAAGCGAATCCGAACGTCCTTTTGGAGGTCGGTTGCGGTGTGGGAAACTTTATATATCCTTTGATAGAAGATggattaaaattcaagaaaatatttgcctGTGACCTTTCACCCAGAGCAGTGGAATTAACAAAGGTATggacattttattatttatactcgCAGCGTAGTTATAGCGAAATTCTGGAATTCCCGAGGGAATTAATCGCGTGATTTTTTTACAGAATCATGCGTTGTACGATCCACATACTatgcatatttttcaaactgatattacaatggaaaattgtttcgctGATGTGGATTGTCCCGTAAATGCAGCCACGTTGATATTCGTATTGTCCGCCATACATCCGAATAAATTTCAGAAGTAAGTATAAACGAAGTTTGAGAGTGCACGTGAGATTGGATATCAAAAACAGtgtatttaattgtaactCATCTCAATTACAGAGTtgtggaaaatttatataatattcttgACAATAAAGGAGTTGTGCTTCTAAGAGACTATGGGCTCTATGATATGGCACAATTGAGGTTTAAGCCTGGTCACAAAATAagtgaaaatttttatatgagaCAAGATGGAACaaggtaaaattttatttaggatCATTTCTGTgaagttaaatattaaatggtaataacatattattttgatTCTAGAACATATTATTTCTCTGtagaagaaatttcaaatctatTTGAATCTATTGGCTTTAAAACCTTAACATGTGATTATATACAGAGACgtacaataaatttgaagGAAAATATTGATGTACCTAGAGTTTTTGTCCAAGGGAAATTTGAGAAATCTCAATAATCTTGATGTAATGgtatgtttttcattattattaaataaacgattatttttcgatataatACGTGATGAGTTCATAGTTCAACTGACTTATAGTGAAGATTGCTCATTTTGTCTTTCGCTCCTATCTGATAATTTTACgatcgaatattatttatatcgctcgtattaatagaatttttagaattacattttctattctAGGAAACATCACGATCGGATCGGGAACACCGGAAGTTAAAGATTACCGGCACATTTTGTAAGTTTCTACATTTCTtgcattaattaatgaaattatcgcaaaaacaaatatttttatgatgaGGTTATAGTTCAACTGATCAATACTGAAGATTACTAATTATGTCTTTCGCTCCTATCTGATTctatttcgattattttgttatacGGCATTCTGATGAGCGCGATAAATCTATATATACTTCTTTTATCACGCAGGGTTACCGATGATCATTAACGATGCTCTTGAGacacgtatatatatgtatattgatcGAACGTAGTAGTAAGTAcgatttttatacttttttcttcgtattatcttcaatttcaatgatgtataattgttttttgaatttttgtgatatatatatattcattacaCTTCGTCACTACCTCTGAGAATTAAATGCAATTTCTCGTAAGTAGCATCTTAACTCGACACAGTATAAACAATCGTTTCTTTATAGGAAGCAGTATAATTTTTCGatgagaattattatttgggAGACACAAGTTGAATGATTTCAACCAAAGGTAAGATAACAATGCATaagtaacattaattttcgaagTCGTGATTTTCGTACGATGATGAATTCGATTTTGTAATGattttaatgatttatattttattagctctatctgaaattttgttatctttTCTATTTACGAAATTAATCGAGAACGCGGTTAAACCAACTATGTATTTGTTCACAGATCGACGCCATCGGCTGGAGAAGATACCATGGGGAGCATATTTGATTGCACTCAATACAAtcttgtacatacatatataataaataaagtatcgttagaaatacatatttttaccaaatttttaatttccgaAACATGTACTCCATCGTCAAGGTTATGCTTGTAATgctgaaaagtataaaaattgtcagGGCGTTACTTATCGTTAATACTTATTACTGGTTTACCTTCTCGTTGAGCGCGTCTCTCTAAATACATCCATCGAATTGGGCATCTTTTACATAGTATGCAAAGGGTGCATATAAGTACCACCAATATTACAGTGACAATAACTAGAAACAAGCCTCTATTCGCAGATACCCTACACGATAAACGAATAAGCTCTGatacaaataagaaattttagaagGAACATTTACTAACGTAGAACGTACAATCGGTTTTCGAAATCCCATTCTTCCGATTTAACCGTTTTTCCGTTATCCTTCGTACAATGTTGACATTTCAGATTCAgggtatttatttctattttgtaaaAGAAGTCCACCAGCTTAACAATAGGTTAGTCTACCCAAACACGTTTATTCTATGATAGTACAAAGCGTATATTCAATTTACTTACCGATTAGATATgttaagaaatagaaaatatataccaCGAG
It contains:
- the LOC128873702 gene encoding tRNA N(3)-methylcytidine methyltransferase METTL6; this translates as MAESMENSVGHVAKHLTPKEIERMEAQNSRLVTEFRANQLEKDSKKHWDLFYKRNDTRFFKDRHWTTREFNELMGMATEANPNVLLEVGCGVGNFIYPLIEDGLKFKKIFACDLSPRAVELTKNHALYDPHTMHIFQTDITMENCFADVDCPVNAATLIFVLSAIHPNKFQKVVENLYNILDNKGVVLLRDYGLYDMAQLRFKPGHKISENFYMRQDGTRTYYFSVEEISNLFESIGFKTLTCDYIQRRTINLKENIDVPRVFVQGKFEKSQ